A genomic region of Magnolia sinica isolate HGM2019 chromosome 6, MsV1, whole genome shotgun sequence contains the following coding sequences:
- the LOC131250156 gene encoding inactive protein RESTRICTED TEV MOVEMENT 2-like — protein sequence MSKAKTDRSYEDFQPLFDWKREDGFDTLAVNLPGFKKEQLRIQLLSHGKMKISGERQIDGNKWSRFQKDFHVPENCNQSEISAKFKNGTLNMTMPRRATQVCGSTLECCKSGGGGFFFGLNMSWKMVLGVVVVSLVGVALGIYVAYNVRCLGRSGN from the exons ATGTCCAAAGCTAAGACGGACCGCTCTTACGAGGATTTCCAGCCGTTGTTTGATTGGAAACGGGAGGATGGATTTGATACACTCGCCGTCAATCTTCCTG GATTCAAAAAAGAACAACTAAGAATCCAACTTCTTAGCCATGGGAAGATGAAGATCAGTGGGGAACGGCAGATCGATGGCAACAAATGGAGCCGTTTCCAAAAGGATTTCCACGTGCCCGAGAACTGTAACCAAAGTGAAATCAGTGCGAAATTCAAGAACGGAACTCTCAACATGACGATGCCAAGAAGGGCCACACAAGTTTGCGGGTCCACATTGGAATGTTGTAAGTCCGGTGGCGGTGGTTTTTTCTTTGGATTGAACATGTCCTGGAAAATGGTTTTGGGTGTGGTGGTGGTTAGTTTGGTTGGGGTGGCACTTGGGATTTATGTAGCATACAATGTTAGATGTTTAGGAAGATCTGGGAACTGA
- the LOC131250157 gene encoding inactive protein RESTRICTED TEV MOVEMENT 2-like, which yields MSKAKTDRSHEDFQPLFDWKREDGFDTLAINLPGFKKEQLRIQALSCGKMKISGERQIDGNKWSRFQKDFHVPENCNQCEISAKFENGTLNMTMPRTATQVCWSTLECCKPGGGGFFFGLNMSRKVVLGMVVVSLVGVALGIYVACNVRCVGRFGN from the exons ATGTCCAAAGCTAAGACGGACCGCTCTCACGAGGATTTTCAGCCGTTGTTTGATTGGAAACGGGAGGATGGATTTGATACACTCGCCATCAATCTTCCTG GATTTAAAAAAGAGCAACTAAGAATCCAAGCTCTTAGCTGTGGGAAGATGAAGATCAGTGGGGAACGACAGATCGATGGCAACAAATGGAGCCGTTTCCAGAAGGATTTCCATGTGCCTGAGAATTGTAACCAGTGTGAAATAAGTGCGAAATTCGAGAATGGAACTCTCAACATGACCATGCCGAGAACGGCCACACAAGTTTGCTGGTCCACATTGGAATGTTGTAAGCCCGGTGGAGGTGGTTTTTTCTTTGGATTGAACATGTCGAGGAAAGTGGTTTTGGGCATGGTGGTGGTTAGTTTGGTTGGGGTGGCACTTGGGATTTATGTAGCATGCAATGTTAGATGTGTAGGGAGATTTGGGAATTGA